Genomic window (Megamonas funiformis):
AAGCTGTATGAATCATTTCTAGTGCCATAGCAAGAGGCATTACATAATCTTTATCTAAATTAGGATTACTCTTTGTCGCCAGAAGATATAAGGCGGGTCGAATACGTTTTCCGCCAGAGCTTATAAGATGATTTCCAATATCAGTTATAAGGTCAACAGGAGATGTAACCGTCTCATGTAATAAATTTTCTAGCGATGATAAATCTTTCTTAATAATGAAGAACATTTTGTTTTTTGTTAACAAATTATATCACCTGCATATTTCGAATTACTAACTTAATTAAGTTTACTACAAAATAGACATGTTAGTAAATAATAAATTATTATTATATGGCTTTCTTTAATGATAAATAAAAAGTAACAGACTAGGTTATGTATTATTATAGGTAAGTATTTGTATACATAGATGAAATGTAGGAAATAAACCCAGAGTTTATTCTTTTGTGCTATAATAAATACTAACAACTATTATGTTAATAGAGGTGCTAGCTATGAGAAAATTAATCTTATTAGGAACAGGCAATGCTATGGTTACAAAATGTTTTAATACATGTTTTGCCTTAAATATAGATGATGAATATTTTTTAGTTGATGCTGGTGGCGGAAATGGAATTTTAGCTCAATTAGAAAAAGCGCAAATAGATATGACAAAAATCCATCACTTATTTATTACACATGCGCATACAGACCATGTTCTCGGTGTAATTTGGGTAGTGCGTAAGATAGCTACGTTAATGAACCAAGGAAAATATGAAGGCAAATTACATATCTATTGTCATGATAAAGTAAAAATGGTAGTAGAAACTATTGCAAATTTGACTTTGAAAAAGAAAGATTTAGCACAAATTGGTAAAAATATTATTTTTGATGTAGTTGAAGATGGCGACCAAAGAGAAATCTTAGATATGCAAGTTATTTTCTTTGATATTTTATCTACAAAAGAAAAACAATTTG
Coding sequences:
- a CDS encoding MBL fold metallo-hydrolase, which codes for MRKLILLGTGNAMVTKCFNTCFALNIDDEYFLVDAGGGNGILAQLEKAQIDMTKIHHLFITHAHTDHVLGVIWVVRKIATLMNQGKYEGKLHIYCHDKVKMVVETIANLTLKKKDLAQIGKNIIFDVVEDGDQREILDMQVIFFDILSTKEKQFGFSAEFADGMNLCCLGDEPYNEVCEIYAQNADYLLSEAFCLYGDRDIFKPYEKHHSTVKEACELAEQLQVKNLILYHTEDKHIDKRKELYTDEGKQYYYGNLYVPDDLDVINLK